Proteins encoded by one window of Panicum virgatum strain AP13 chromosome 7N, P.virgatum_v5, whole genome shotgun sequence:
- the LOC120683749 gene encoding uncharacterized protein DKFZp434B061-like produces MFRKPPSPLPDGSTPRLLSRQLGVAARARAPSAPASSAPRSNSDLLRASPASASPSRAVPLRRDGARGRAPPRLRPPPRTVPLHRASPDPASSSRAVSLRPASGLPCAPCLSATPHSPESRLPRAPCLPAADPARTGVPSPSFLTTPARRFLTDDLLRSRPSCPLTSLRHRDALPGRMPLILFQLGAATLTPRATTALPRSRRPALFCPARRRAARPSSASSPRWYRRPSSRPRRSTPRPPLPRRRPGTGALQLGYKPTRVSGYKPIRVSDAVTLARAPPTLRAPTLPLLCQLSARLRAPLARAPPPPAHAGQALRRPHVAAPRSRRPIVQHGCASRLVRPAALPAALHDYVAGLPLRRLSPLAGQRALRLTATDVVDEVLFPTTNEPAYMTTFC; encoded by the coding sequence ATGTTTCGAAAACCCCCCTCCCCACTCCCCGACGGTTCCACGCCGCGCCTCCTCTCTCGCCAGCTCGGCGTCGCCgcacgagctcgagctccgagcgctccggcctcctccgcgcctcGCTCCAACTCCGACCTCCTCCGCGCCTCTCCAGCTTCGGCCTCCCCCTCGCGCGCCGTGCCTCTCCGCCGCGACGGAGCCCGAGgtcgagctccgccccgccTGCGGCCTCCCCCGCGCACCGTGCCTCTCCACCGCGCCTCTCCAgatccggcctcctcctcgcgcgCCGTGTCTCTCCGCCCCGCCTCCGGCCTCCCCTGCGCGCCGTGCCTCTCCGCCACGCCTCACTCGCCGGAGTCCCGTCTCCCCCGCGCGCCGTGCCTTCCTGCGGCTGACCCCGCACGCACCGGAGTCCCGTCTCCCTCCTTTCTCACAACGCCTGCCCGACGGTTCCTCACCGACGATCTGCTCAGGTCGCGCCCCTCTTGCCCTTTGACGAGTCTGCGCCACCGAGATGCTCTGCCGGGCCGCATGCCCCTCATTCTATTTCAGCTCGGCGCCGCGACTCTCACCCCGCGTGCCACCACCGCTCTCCCGCGCTCGCGCCGGCCCGCACTCTTCTGTCCtgcccgccgccgagccgcgcgcccctcctccgccagcTCTCCGCGGTGGTACCGGAGGCCATCTTcgcggccacggcggagcaCGCCACGGCCTCCACTGCCCCGCCGGAGACCCGGTACGGGGGCCCTTCAGCTGGGGTACAAGCCGACCCGCGTCTCGGGGTACAAGCCGATCCGCGTCTCGGATGCCGTCACGCTGGCCCGCGCTCCGCCGACGTTGCGGGCGCCGACGCTACCTCTCCTCTGCCAGCTCTCCGCGAGGCTGAGAGCTCCGCTggcgcgcgcaccgccgcccccCGCTCACGCCGGCCAAGCGCTCCGCCGTCCGCACGTCGCCGCACCGCGCTCGCGACGGCCCATCGTGCAGCACGGCTGCGCCTCGCGGCTTGTGCGACCGGCGGCTCTACCCGCCGCCCTGCACGACTACGTGGCCGGGCTGCCGCTGCGCCGCCTGTCGCCTCTCGCTGGCCAACGCGCCCTGAGACTGACGGCCACTGATGTCGTCGATGAGGTTCTATTTCCCACTACTAATGAGCCTGCCTACATGACTACATTTTGCTAG